The following proteins come from a genomic window of Aspergillus luchuensis IFO 4308 DNA, chromosome 3, nearly complete sequence:
- a CDS encoding uncharacterized protein (COG:S;~EggNog:ENOG410PJ1P;~InterPro:IPR031348;~PFAM:PF17111;~SECRETED:SignalP(1-21)): MADPLSIAASVLAVITAAVQSTKSLQGTVKRFRNRDKTLRRLQNELEDLTNILESLQQVTNNERSMLALLQGPIDRCNQICSEFEQSIKVFSGKSTTGLLDWAKMEFMRGDINEFIDTIAGYKSTISVGLGTITIHSSKVPQKVLEEYNEMIQDTAYNLELHLRRIDEKLAQLTTEEINASDISLNLEDERDVTKQCLRVCEDAKSYIESLETRESAILSDSFGSATENDMQNMFEAQFLTRQALEKNRDSFAEIIGHLQKRLESQVLSGSKNEKERLGLQEDIQTSKQCLEVCKVASEISRQKIYRIGEVVADGDSDQVVVTTLADLFDIRKAQSKGNSAQLVGSMTEEALRHLTEKRYSSRFAALDTRSADVVSTGSPSVLETRRGDYSVGTSDEEQNAVPMIRRNKPSPNEMRKRAMASGAKSKHTE; encoded by the exons ATGGCAGATCCTTTGAGCATCGCTGCCTCGGTGCTGGCTGTAATCACAGCCGCTGTTCAGTCGACCAAGTCGCTCCAGGGTACTGTCAAGCGCTTCCGGAACCGCGATAAGACACTACGCCGGCTTCAGAATGAGCTTGAGGACCTCACGAATATTCTGGAATCTTTGCAACAGGTTACAAACAATGAAAGGTCAATGTTGGCACTTCTCCAAGGTCCTATCGACCGGTGCAACCAGATATGCAGCGAATTTGAACAGTCAATCAAGGTTTTCAGTGGGAAGTCAACGACGGGTCTTCTTGATTGGGCAAAAATGGAATTCATGAGAGGCGACATCAATGAATTCATTGACACTATTGCGGGGTATAAGTCAACGATCTCGGTGGGATTAGGAACTATTACTAT ACACTCTTCCAAGGTGCCGCAGAAAGTTCTCGAAGAGTATAATGAGATGATCCAGGACACGGCATACAATCTTGAGCTCCACTTACGCCGAATCGATGAGAAGCTGGCGCAACTTACTACCGAAGAAATCAATGCCTCAGACATAAGCCTAAATCTGGAAGACGAAAGGGACGTGACTAAGCAGTGTCTTCGTGTCTGTGAAGATGCCAAGTCCTATATCGAATCATTGGAGACCAGAGAATCGGCGATACTCAGCGACTCATTCGGAAGTGCCACTGAGAATGATATGCAAAATATGTTCGAAGCACAATTCTTAACACGGCAAGCTTTGGAGAAGAACCGAGATAGCTTTGCGGAAATTATTGGCCACCTTCAGAAGCGCCTGGAATCACAAGTTCTGAGCGGTAGTAAGAACGAGAAGGAGAGGTTGGGGCTGCAGGAAGATATCCAGACATCAAAGCAATGCTTAGAAGTGTGCAAAGTGGCGAGTGAAATCTCCCGTCAGAAAATCTATAGAATTGGAGAGGTGGTTGCAGATGGTGACAGCGATCAAGTAGTAGTGACTACTCTAGCGGATCTTTTCGATATAAGAAAAGCCCAATCCAAAGGAAACTCTGCGCAGCTAGTTGGGTCAATGACGGAAGAGGCTCTTCGACATCTAACTGAAAAACGCTACAGCAGCCGTTTTGCGGCGTTGGATACTCGGTCCGCTGATGTTGTCAGTACCGGTTCACCGTCGGTCCTCGAAACTCGGAGGGGGGATTATTCAGTTGGAACTAGCGACGAGGAACAAAATGCGGTACCGATGATAAGACGCAACAAGCCGTCTCCTAATGAGATGAGGAAGCGAGCGATGGCTAGTGGTGCAAAGAGCAAGCACACTGAGTAG